Proteins from a genomic interval of Megalodesulfovibrio gigas DSM 1382 = ATCC 19364:
- a CDS encoding prepilin-type N-terminal cleavage/methylation domain-containing protein: MVIPGCSQFRKTTSGFSLLEVLVALVVGAILTVSLLGVIQQNVTMAGEVWEMQAHLDMAQELLLLRSPYARQLAPSSWAGWTSKTPGAAKDRQDWQDARWRLTRERRKETGFRHGFEDGPRNATPFTPTQLQLFTSIRTRQMRWTWLEPPAETDTVRAAGKDTTPEIPMDDIPMDDTP; encoded by the coding sequence ATGGTGATTCCAGGCTGCTCCCAATTTCGCAAGACCACGTCCGGCTTTTCCCTGCTGGAAGTGCTGGTGGCCCTGGTGGTGGGGGCGATTCTGACCGTCTCCCTGCTGGGGGTGATTCAGCAGAACGTGACCATGGCCGGCGAAGTCTGGGAGATGCAGGCGCATCTGGACATGGCCCAGGAGCTCCTGCTGCTGCGGTCCCCGTATGCCCGGCAGCTGGCGCCCAGCTCCTGGGCTGGCTGGACCAGCAAGACCCCCGGCGCGGCCAAAGACAGGCAGGATTGGCAGGACGCCCGCTGGCGGCTGACCCGCGAACGCCGCAAGGAAACGGGCTTCCGGCACGGGTTCGAGGACGGTCCCCGCAACGCCACTCCCTTCACGCCCACGCAGTTGCAGTTGTTCACCAGCATTCGCACGCGGCAAATGCGCTGGACCTGGCTGGAACCCCCGGCCGAAACCGACACCGTGCGGGCCGCCGGCAAGGACACCACCCCGGAGATCCCCATGGACGACATCCCCATGGACGACACGCCATGA
- a CDS encoding PulJ/GspJ family protein — protein MSLFKTTVPATGFTLLEMLVALTIGAVLAFLLARTLDSAIVSSERIDQSRIEARQLQVLRQLLHQDLQGIDWNKPVVCTRNTITFVTAHNHLIDAPLAAAVEWTARNGTLWRQESIPNMEYQRDMLLWPEATVSMRLDVFDQSRNGWVAAEALLPVRHEEDPLVFIPEAFRITLSPQGAFRTAPGRLSRELTFIERIPHAMRPPLDKS, from the coding sequence ATGAGTCTTTTCAAAACTACAGTGCCCGCAACAGGCTTCACCCTACTGGAAATGCTGGTGGCCCTGACCATCGGCGCGGTACTGGCGTTTCTGCTGGCCAGGACCCTGGATTCCGCCATCGTGAGCAGCGAACGGATCGACCAATCCCGCATCGAGGCCCGACAGCTCCAGGTGCTGCGCCAGCTGCTGCATCAGGATCTGCAGGGCATCGACTGGAACAAGCCCGTGGTCTGCACCCGCAACACCATCACCTTTGTCACCGCCCACAACCATCTCATTGACGCGCCCCTGGCCGCGGCTGTGGAATGGACCGCCCGCAACGGCACCCTGTGGCGGCAGGAATCCATCCCGAACATGGAATACCAGCGCGACATGCTGCTGTGGCCAGAGGCCACGGTGTCCATGAGGCTGGACGTGTTCGACCAGTCCCGCAACGGCTGGGTGGCCGCGGAAGCCCTGCTGCCCGTCCGGCACGAGGAAGATCCGCTGGTCTTCATCCCGGAGGCCTTCCGCATCACCCTGTCTCCCCAGGGAGCCTTCCGCACTGCGCCGGGCCGGCTTTCCCGGGAGCTGACCTTCATCGAGCGAATCCCCCATGCCATGCGCCCGCCCCTGGACAAGTCCTGA